The nucleotide window gcctcgagtcttcttgggtatgacgctacaagcttggcactcctgtatttggggagtttctcccattcttctctgcagatcctctcaagatctgtcaggttggatggggagcattgttgcacagctattttcaggtctctccagagatgttcgatcggggttcaagtccggactctgggtgggccaatcaaggacattcagagacttgtcccgaagccactcctgcgttgtcttggctgtgtcctgttggaaggtgaaccttcgccccagtctgaggtcctgagcgctctggagcaggttttgatcaaggagctctctgtactttgctctgttcatctttccctcgatcctgactagtctccctgctgctgacaaacatccccacagcatgatgctgccaccaccatgcttcaacgtagggatggtgccaggtttcttccagacgtgacgcttggcattctagctaaagagttcaatcttggtttcatcagaccagagaatcttgtttctcatggtctgagagttctttaggtgccttttggcaaactcttggttccaaacttcttccatttaagattgattgaggccacggtgttcttggggaccttcaaggctacagaaattttttggtactctTCTCCAGAtgtgtgcctcaacacaatcctgtctcagagctctacagacaattccttcgacctcagggcttggtttttactctgacatgcactgtcaactgtgggaacttatacagacaggtgtgtgcctttccaaatcatgtccaatcagttgaatttaccctaggtggactccaagttgtagaaccatctcagggattatcaatggaaacaggatgcacctgagctcaatttcgagtctcatagcaaagggtctgaatacttaggtaaataaggtatttatgttttcaatttctaaaaacctgtttttgctttgtcattatggggtattgtgtgtagattgaggattttttttatttttttttatttttttagaataaggttgtaatgtaactgtggaaaaagtcaaggggtctgaaaatgttccgaatgcgctgtacatcCCGTCGATCAAATTGGCTGATAACACATGCCCAGAATGTGATATGGTTGTTTAGCTCTGGGGAAGAGGTGTCCTCGTGTGCGGAACGGGGCGGTTCGATCCGGTCACGCAGCCTCTGCCTTCTTTTTAACACTAAATGTCAATAGCAAAGAATTGAGTCTTGAGCAAGTATGAGCTCTTGTCGCCTCTTCACAAACAAGAGACACTAGCATATACCATTAGCTCTCCAGGTGTCATTCTTATACACCCATGGTTGGTCCCATTTTAAAAGAACATCTTATAAAGACTTTATATAGAGCATTCATAATGTCTTTATTAGCTCTACATCGATGCTTCACTTCACGTTTTATAAGCAAAGTCTTACTACATAAAGGGGGATATAAAAGGTTCTTACGTCTGTTGCTTTGCCAAATGCAGCATAACCCTTTTGCCACCCTTTTATATAGCATGACATTTGCTTATGAATGATACATAGGCCTTATAAAGGGTATAGGAAGGCTTCATTAAAGATGCGCTGTAaaggttttgtataatttcagccagtagttttagCTCTCAGGCCAAAACAGGTCCCATAAAATTCCCCTGCAATTCaaatgatatgttacaaattccaattcgTACAACATTTTATGAATTTGTAAGTACTTAAGATCCCATTGAATAAATCTCATGTTTCTTCTCTGTAGGTACCTCCAGTATTGACACCACCTGCACTATCTGGGGCCTGGAGACAGGTCAGGTACTGGGCAGGGTCAACCTGGTGTCTGGCCATGTCAAGACTCAGCTCATCGCCCATGACAAAGAGGTAAAGGCACTGCAGGGGTTAGGCCAGAGCTGAAATAAACAAAGTTCCAATATCCACACTTTCATACTAAGTATGTGGTGATGTATTGGTCATGCATGCTACGtagtatgctagtgtggatattggGCATATTCAATTAAATGGTATAGCAATGTCCCAAGTGATCAATGAAATTGCCTCCACCCATTGTAAGTCGTCGTATTTTGCCATACTTGCCTAAAGTATCTGTCAAGTCAATTGACTATGAACAAACCATATTTTCTATCGAAACAGTAGATGTCACTTGTTATTTCACCAAatgtctgtcctgtgtgtgtccttgtcACAGGTCTATGACATCGCATTTAGCCGAGCCGGTGGTGGCCGGGACATGTTTGCGTCGGTGGGGGCAGACGGCTCTGTGCGCATGTTTGACTTGCGCCACCTGGAGCACAGCACCATCATCTACGAGGACCCCCAGCACCACCCGCTGCTCCGCCTCTGCTGGAACAAACAAGACCCCAACTACCTGGCCACCATGGCCATGGATGGAATGGAGGTctgctctgtctgtgtctgtttgcctgtctgtctgcatgtctgtcccATCCTTCATTGTACTGTATGTGATTACGTTCATGTGATTGATTAATGCTATAGCAATGCAAATAATGTGTTTGGTTATCTGGCTAAAATACTGGAACAGTAGAAATCCGTCAATTGTGCTAAACAAAAATTCTAGTGGTCTATGATTATATGTATTCTACCTTAGCATGTGCATTATTCTCTATGTCCGTCCCAGGTGGTGATCTTGGACGTCCGTGTGCCATGCACCCCAGTGGCCAGACTCAACAACCACCGTGCCTGTGTCAACGGCATCGCCTGGGCGCCCCACTCCTCCTGCCACATCTGTACAGCAGGTATGCTCTCTGTTTCCTCCCGCTAAGCTTATACAGTATTAACCATGTGCGTATGTGCCAACCAGCCATGTGCTAACCTtccaagtaattttttttacatatttgATTCCTTAGTTTTTGAAGTAGTATTTGGAAAATGACAAGGACTTTGGGATGATTTGGACTTAAAATTAAAACATGATAATATCGGGTGCAGTTACTTAAATTGGTTTTTGGTTGTAAAATGCTAAATTTGGCGGATGGTGGCAGTGGCTAGGTAAACAAACTCAAAGTTTGCAATGCACTCCTTCAAGGTATGGAAACACATGTCATTTTGTAATTGGGGTGAGCTATCTCTTAAATGTACATTATTGATTGATTAATCCATAAGATtcagttgacaaaaacatcaaaGATATTCTCAGAAAATATGAATATAGATGAAATAGCACATCTGCACCGCTGGTGAGATTTTATCTTTTATAAATCGTTGTTCCATAACATCCCCTTGGAATTATTTAGTAAAACTAGAGCACAGGGCTGAAAATAAATACCATTGATTATCAAATCTGACCTCTAGTAGCCCAGAACACAAGCATTGATTTCGGTCTACAATACACTAACTACTGTTCCCTTTCCTGTCCGGAAAGTAGCGGATGACCATCAGGCGCTGATCTGGGACATCCAGCAGATGCCCAGGGCCATCGAGGACCCCATCCTGGCCTACACAGCCGAAGGCGAGATCAATAACGTCCAGTGGGCATCCACCCAGCCTGACTGGATTGCAATCTGCTACAACAACTGCCTAGAGATTCTCCGCGTCTGACATGACCTGGGCTCAGCTCTTAGCGGGACAGTCTGAGGTGATCCTCGGAATCTGATCTGAGCTCAGTGTTGATGTCCTATTTATACAGTTGGTAAACCGAGAGGGATTGTATAACTCCAGCCCGCTCAAGAACGGACATGGCAACTTCATTTTAAAAAAATCTGACGTCAACAGGGACTCCTGTTCATGAAGGACTGAACCGTGTGATAATGAtactggattgtgtgtgtgttgttgcacTTTTCATCTGAGGATAATGTTATAGATGCCCTTTACATTCAAAGGGGGGCGACAACGTTACCCACAGACAATGTTTACACCCTCCTGAGTAATTTACGGAAATGCTCAAGACAATTTGGTGTACATACCACACATGTTGCACTCGCACTCCCCCTGGCTGCCTCTCAATTTATAATTTTCTCAGCAGTTGTCATTTTTGACAGACATGTTTGAATAAGATGCGGTTCATTGTGAGCTGATGTTTGTGAAGGAAAAACAAGAACACAAATCAAGAGTAGCCAAAAGACTCAACTTGTCACAATTATACACACACTTACCAGGGCGCTTTGTTTAAATCTGAGACTTTTCAGTATGTTGTTTGATAAACGAATAGGCTTTAACATGTGAATGGATCTATTTCTTTAAAATGGGTCTTTGTTagaatcagcagttgctacatcaattttttgacttataaattaatgatacgtacccatttgattcttgaagaatataacctataaatgcttcttgagcttagttcaactgtcgttccaaatcagaacccaaaatataaactccagtgtttgtaaacaaagtaaatgtaaacaacactatatatcctcaaaacatggttaaaactatagttttgatatCATATATGGTCAGTACTTGCATCCAtagctgtctatgaatttgagtggttagatttctccagccccatccctcagctttttactgaaacagggagtctctttgttattgtttctactgctgattgccgctttaagctCTTGTTTTAAATGCAGTGTAATGTGCGTAGTTATTAGTTGAGTGGCCATTGTAATGTACAATATCTTTATTCCCTTAACAACCCAATATGTCTGAATCACATAGTTTCAGATCATATGGTTATATTTAAAACGGGACTGAATTCCACTATTCAGGTATTCAATTGTTTGTTTTTATCTTCACATTTAAAATTTTGCCATTGAACATAAAGTGACAATTGTGATAtgaaaaacatatttatttaatacaaACTACAGTAAATATCTGCATTGAACTTATTCATCTACTACTACAATACAGCTTTCCTATTTGCCTTACTTGGTTCTGCCTGTAAAATGTTAAGAATTATCTTAGTGTTAAAGGTAACCCTAAACACTTTGTGTATAAACTAGATTAGgtaaatgtacactaccggtcaaaagttttagaacacctactcattcaatggtttttctttatttttactattttctacattgtagaataatagtgaagacatcaaaactatgaaataacacatgg belongs to Coregonus clupeaformis isolate EN_2021a chromosome 1, ASM2061545v1, whole genome shotgun sequence and includes:
- the LOC121566928 gene encoding DDB1- and CUL4-associated factor 7 isoform X1, giving the protein MSLHGKRKEIYKYEAPWTVYAMNWSVRPDKRFRLALGSFVEEYNNKVQIVGLEEESSEFVCRNTFDHPYPTTKIMWIPDTKGVYPDLLATSGDYLRIWRVSDTETRLECLLNNNKNSDFCAPLTSFDWNEVDPNLLGTSSIDTTCTIWGLETGQVLGRVNLVSGHVKTQLIAHDKEVYDIAFSRAGGGRDMFASVGADGSVRMFDLRHLEHSTIIYEDPQHHPLLRLCWNKQDPNYLATMAMDGMEVVILDVRVPCTPVARLNNHRACVNGIAWAPHSSCHICTAVADDHQALIWDIQQMPRAIEDPILAYTAEGEINNVQWASTQPDWIAICYNNCLEILRV
- the LOC121566928 gene encoding DDB1- and CUL4-associated factor 7 isoform X2, producing the protein MSLHGKRKEIYKYEAPWTVYAMNWSVRPDKRFRLALGSFVEEYNNKVQIVGLEEESSEFVCRNTFDHPYPTTKIMWIPDTKGVYPDLLATSGDYLRIWRVSDTETRLECLLNNNKNSDFCAPLTSFDWNEVDPNLLGTSSIDTTCTIWGLETGQVLGRVNLVSGHVKTQLIAHDKEVYDIAFSRAGGGRDMFASVGADGSVRMFDLRHLEHSTIIYEDPQHHPLLRLCWNKQDPNYLATMAMDGMEVVILDVRVPCTPVARLNNHRACVNGIAWAPHSSCHICTAADDHQALIWDIQQMPRAIEDPILAYTAEGEINNVQWASTQPDWIAICYNNCLEILRV